CTTCTCCTCGTCAAAGCAGCACAGACGTTGCTTGACCGGCTTGGAGCCTTGCCTGATCTTCAAGGCATGCTCGGCGACTTCTCTCGGTATGCCCGGCATATCCGAGGGCTTCCACGCAAAGATATCTTTGTTGGCGCAGAGGAAGTCGACGagtgcgctttcctatttcgGGGAGAGCGTTGTTCCGATCCGCACCCTCCTGACCCCCGAGTTTTTGGGGTCgatgaggatctctttgatgcCCTCCGCGGGCTCAAAGGATCCAAAGTTCTACTTGGAGTCGGGCGCCTCCTCCGCGGTTTCCTCTCGGATGACTGCGAGTTCCTCGGAGGAGACGATCGCTGAGATGAGCTCGTAGCTCTCCACCTCGCACTGGTAGGCACATTGGAAATAGGACCCGATGGTGATAACCCCATGTGAGCCTGGCATCTTGAGCTTGAGGTACGTGTAGTTGGGGACAACCATGAACTTCCTGTAGCACAGTCGCCCCAAGATGGTGCGGTAGGATCCGTGAAATCCGACCACCTCGAAGGTGAGGGTCTCCATCCTATAGTT
The genomic region above belongs to Panicum hallii strain FIL2 chromosome 4, PHallii_v3.1, whole genome shotgun sequence and contains:
- the LOC112890484 gene encoding uncharacterized protein LOC112890484, translating into MKRLAKVLMDGGSSLNIMYAKTLDAIGIDRSCIRPSGAPFHGIVLGKQAIPLGQIDMSVTFGDPTNYRMETLTFEVVGFHGSYRTILGRLCYRKFMVVPNYTYLKLKMPGSHGVITIGSYFQCAYQCEVESYELISAIVSSEELAVIREETAEEAPDSK